The genomic window TAATGCACCGAATAGTTACATTGCTAAAAAAATACGGGATCACCGATATAATTGCTCTCGTTTATTATTATCCCGAGGTAATTATGAATTACTTCAAAGATGGGAAAGATTTTGGGGTGAACATTTCCTATGTAAGATCTGAAGCAGATTACGGAACCGCGGGAAGCGTAAGAAATGCTGCAGATTTAATTGGCGATGATGAATTTGTTGTTATAAGCGGAGATGTTTTAACCGATGTTGATATATCAAAGGTCATAAATTATCATTTTGACAAAAAGGCGAAGGCAACGATAGTTCTCACAAGAGTTAAAAATCCACTTCAATATGGAATTGTTATAGTTAAGGATACTGGGGAAATCTCAAGATTTCTTGAGAAACCAAGCTGGGGCGAGGTCTTCAGCGATACGATTAACACTGGAATTTATATTTTGAATCCGTCAGTTCTTGAATTTGTTCCATATAAGCAGGAATTTGATTTCAGTAAAAATCTTTTCCCAATTCTACTTGATAAAAAAATTCCATTCTATGGCTTTTTAACGGAAAGCTATTGGCGAGATATAGGAACGCTTGGTGATTACCTTGAAGCGCATTTAGATTGTCTTGCTGGTATGGTTGATATTGAAATTGATGGCAACAAAATTGAAAGTGGGAATGCGATATTATATCTTGGGGAAAATTCTATGATTGAAAATTTTGATAAATTTGAGGGCGTTGTTGTAGTTGGAAATAAAACAAAAATAGGAAAAAATGTTAGAATCGTCAACTCGGTAATTGGTTCAGAATGTGAAATTGGAGATGATTGCGAAATAGTTAATTGCGTTATTTGGGATAAGACAAAGATTAAAGATCAAGCAAAATTAACTCTTGATGTTATTGGTTATGAATGTGTGATCGGTGAAAAAGTGGAAATAAACGAAAATGTTTTTATAAGCAACAATTGCGTTATCGGAAAGGAAGCAAAACTATTACCAAATATAAAACTTTGGCCTTGGAAAATTGTGGAAGATGGTTCTATTTTATCAAAAAGCTTGGTTTGGGAGGATAAATGGCTTAAGGAACTTTTTAGTGAATCGCGAGTAAGTGGAATTTCAAATCTTGAAATCACTCCAGAATTTGGCGCGAAACTTGGTGCAGCATTTGGAGCTTTCCTTGGTCAAGGTAAGTGTGTTTTGGTAAGTCGCGATCCAGATAATGTATCACGAATGATAAATCGTGCTTTAATTTGTGGACTTATCTCAGCTGGACTTGATGTTGATGATTTAAGAGTTGCTTCAATCCCGATGGTGAGAAATGAACTCCGAAGCGGAAGATATGCAGGAGGGCTTCATGTCAGAAAATCCCCAGTTGATAAACATCAAACCGATATTATCTTTTTTGATTCAAGCGGTTTAGATTTGCCAGTGAGCAAGGTGAAGGCAATAGAACGACTTTTCTTTGGTGAGGATTTTCCACGCGTTTCCTATGATAAAGTTGGGACAATTAATTTCCCTGTTAGAGTTGTAGAAGGATATGTTGAGAAATTTTTAAACTTTATCAATATTGATGCCATAAAAAAGCGAAACTTTAAAATAGTAATTGATTATTCAAACGGTGTTGCCGTTACAATTTTCCCTAACATACTTGGACAACTTGGTTGTCAAGTTGTCTCGTTAAATGCATATCTTAATCCCTCAAAGTTGACAAGAGATGAAGAAGAATTTAAAAAAGCGATCAACGATTTGTCCCAAATCGTGACTTCAATTCAGTATGATGTTGGGTTTATGTTAAATCCCGGAGCTGAAAGAATTTGGGTTGTGGATGAAAGAGGTAAGTTGATTGACAATGATCGCCTTCTTTCGGTCGTTGTTAAGCTATATCTTGAAGCAAATAAGGGGAAAGTTAAAAAAATTGCTGTCCCGATAACCGCATCTCTTGAAGTTGATATGATTGCAAGTGAGTATGGGGTTGAAGTTGTGAGAACGAAAAACTCGCATTACGGAATGATGGAAACAGTCATCAGAGATCCAGAAGTTAAGTTTGTTGGAGGAACAAAAGGAGGGTTTATATTTTCAGAATTTCTCTTTGCTTCTGATGGAATGTTTTCAATATCAAAAATTCTTGAACTTATGGCTACCACGGGGTTAAAGATTGGTGATGTTGAAAAATCATTGCCGAGACTTATTTTAAAGCACAAAATTTTACCATGTCCACGGGATCAAAAAGGAACCGTGATGCGATTTGCAACTCTTGAATCAGATAAATATAAACGGCAACTTATTGATGGAGTTAAAATTTTTATAAATGATTTAACCTGGGTTTTGATCTTGCCAGATAGACAGAAAAGCGAAATTCACTTGTTTGTTGAATCCGACGATGGGAGGCAAGTTGATGATTTGTTAGCTATTTATTCAGATAAGATAGAAAAATGGATGAAATCCTGATAGAAAAATAAAAATAAGGATGAAAGGTGAAAATAAGCGAGATTTTAAATGAAGAGTTCGTTGTGGTTGGTCTTGATGTTTCTTCAAAAGAAGACGCAATAAACGCACTTGTTGATTTAATAGCGAAATCAGAGAAGGTTAAAAATGTAAATAAAGTTAGAGAGGCGGTTTTTGAAAGGGAGAAAATAATGACAACGGGGGTTGGAAAAGGATTTGCGGTCCCCCACGGAAAAACAGACGCCGTCACAGACATTGTCGCTGCTTTTGCTATAACTAAAAAGCCCATTGATTACGATTCTCTTGATGGAGAACCTGTTCGCCTTATTTTTTTGTTGGTTGGAAGAGATAATATGGTTGGACCTCATATAAAACTTTTAAGTAGAATTTCAAAACTAATGAATGATAACGATTTTCGTGAAAAATTGCTTAATGCGAAAGATGCCAAAGAGGTTGTAAGTTTATTCAAAACAGAGGAAGAAAAGTATCTTGGATAAGAAAAAGATTAAAAATGTTCGCGGCACGAAAGATATACTGCCAGATGAATCATATAAATGGTGGCATATTGAACAAAAAGTGAGAAAGATATTTGAGGTTTATAACTATCGTGAGATAAGAACTCCAATTTTTGAGGAAACTGAGCTTTTTGAGAGAGGAATTGGTGAGTTTACAGATATTGTTAGCAAGGAGATGTATACTTTTATTGATAAAGGTGGGACGAGCTTGACGCTGAAACCTGAAATGACAGCGTCTGTGATGAGAGCATATCTTCAATATGAGATAAATAAACAAACTCCGCTTTTTAAAGTTTACTATATCTCACCAATGTTTAGGCAAGAGCGACCTCAAGCCGGTAGATTACGGCAATTTCACCAAATAGGAGCTGAAGCCATAGGAAGCGCAAATCCCGAAGTTGATGCTGAGATAATTTATCTTGTAATACACATAATTGAAAGTTTCGGCGTGAAAAATTACAACTTGAAAATTAACTCGGTAGGGTGTCAAGTTTGCAGACCAACATATAAAGAAGTTTTAAAAAGCTATTTTGAGAAATTCCAAAACGAACTATCAGAAGACAGTAAGAAACGCCTTCAAAGAAATCCATTAAGAATTCTTGATTCAAAAGATGAAAGAGATAAAAATATCGCTAAAAATGCTCCATTGATCTACGAATATCTATGTGATAATTGCAGAAAACATTTTGAAAACTTACAAGATTATTTAAACTTTCTCGGTGTAAAGTATGAAAACGAACCACATCTTGTGCGCGGACTTGATTATTATACGAAAACCGCATTTGAAATAACAAGTTTAGATCTCGGCTCTCAAGATGCAATTGCCGGTGGCGGAAGATATGATCTTCTTTCCAAAGACCTTGGTGGTCCGGAAATTCCTGGGGTTGGTTTCGCCCTTGGAGTTGAAAGATTGATGTTGATTCTTGAGAAAAATAATTATAGTTTCAATGAAGTTTCTAAACCATTTGTTTATGTTACCTGCATAGGATTTGAAGCTCAAAAAGTAGCCCTAAAGATAGCTTTTACTTTAAGACAAAACATGATACCGTGTGAAGTTGAACTTTTAAACAGAAGCTTAAAAGCACAAATGAAAGAAGCAGACAGGCAAGAAGCTCAATATGTTGTAATCATAGGAGACGCTGAAATAGAAAATGGTAAAGCTTTGGTTCGCAATATGGCAGATGGCAAGCAAGTGGAAGTTGAATTAAATAAAATTACAGAATTTATACTATCAAAATATGCCGAGGAAACTTCCAAGGATAGAACCGGAGTTCAAATATGATTTCATGCTTTATATTTCAAAAGGGTATGATGAAATAAGAAAAGAAAAGTTTCTAAAATTTTTGCTTGAAACAACTCAACATTTTCTCGCTTTCAACTATGAACTTGATGTTCGTGTTGGTTTAGAAAACAATAATAAAATAAAATTTGAAATTCACGGTTTCAAAATACCAAGTTCTCCACTATCTAAACCCGGACCAGCGAGGTTTGAATACAGATTGTATGGGTATACAGAAGGGGTTTATACTTTAACAATAGTTAAAAAGGAAAACTTAAAAAACACTTTCTCCATACATATTGCCAACGATGAAATTAAGATAAAAAACAAGCCAAGGAAAAATAGCTTTATCAAACTAAATATAGTTTGAGCACTAAAATGCGCCCGATTTTATTTGAGATAGGACCGATCCCAGTATATAGTTATGGTTTCATGTTGGCTGTTGCTTTTCTTATTGCAGATTATTTATTGTCAAAGGAATTTAAAAGGTTAAAGTTAAGTGTAAATTATGCTAATGAATTAGTTGTGCTTGCTCTAATTTCAGGAATTGTCGGAGCGAAGTTTTGGTATTTGATTGAAAATTTGGACGATTTTCTAAAAGCACCTCTTGATATGATCTTTTCAGCAGGTGGGTTAACTTGGTATGGGGGATTCATATTTGCTTTTGTCGTTTTATTTATTTATGTGAAACACAAGAAACTTCCTGTTTTAAAAGTTTTGGATGCAGCATCACCAGCACTTGCTCTTGGATATGGGGTTGGCAGAATTGGATGCCACCTCTCTGGAGATGGGGACTATGGTATACCTACTGATTTGCCCTGGGGTACTGTATATGCTAATGGTACATTAAAGCCAAGTTACGCCTTAAGAGAGTATTTTGAACGATATCCTGAACTTGCTGAAAAATATGACTATTGGGAAAAATCAATCAAAATCGTTGGGGAAGATAGATTTGGTGTGATTACTGAGTTTGATTTATCCATAAAGCTACATCCGACGCCAATTTATGAATTTTTGATGATGGCTGTAATTTTCATCTTTTTGTGGATGTATAGACAAAAGGTTAAAAACACCGGAGAATTGTTTGGTTTATATTTAATTTTTTCGTCAATTGAAAGATTTATTATTGAGCTTATTCGCTTAAATCCACCTCTGCTCTTAGGCTTATCTGAAGCTCAGATAATTTCAATAATTCTTTTCATCGCTGGGGTTATATTAATTAAAAAAATCAGAACACAAAAGCCTAAATCCAAATCAGGAGAAAATGTAGAGACAAAAAGCGTAAGCAAGTAGCATAGTAAATTGTTAAAGTTTCATAACAACTTCAAGAAGTTTTTTAATCTCATTTTCCCAAGTTAACTCATCTAATGCTATTTTGCAGTTCTCCTTCATTTTCTCGTATAAACTTTCATTTTCAATAAGTTTTTTAACTTTAAGAAAAATATCGTCAAAATCTCTTGGGTTTACCAGAAGGCCAACTTGATATTTTTCTACGATGCTCTTTATCTCTGGAAAATCGCTGGCAACAAAGGGAATTTGATGTTGAATATATTCAAAAATTTTGTTTGGTAGTGAGTATATATAGCTTGCTCCCAAAGGTTCAATTATACATAACCCTATGATTCTTTTTAGATTTGGCATCACAATATATTGCTCGGGAGAATAAGGACCGAGTATAGAGACATGCTCCGCAATCCCACGTTGTTTGATCAACTTTTCTATTTCTTCTTTAAGCTCGCCCCTCCCTATTAACAGAAGTCTTGCAGCATAGGATTCACTTCTGAGTTTTTCCAACAGATCAAAATAAATAGTTAAGGCACGACCGGGATGAAATAGTCCAAAGTAGGTTAGCAGTATGCTGCTATCTTTCACCAAATTGTGCGGTATTTCTAGAAACCTTGTTTTACTTTCTCGGCTTGGGAAATTTCTTATAACAATTACATTTTCTATATTGAATTTACTTGATAAAATTTTTGCAATTGATTGATTAACAGTAAGAAATACAGAGCTTCTTAAAGCAAAAAATCTCTCAATAAATGACACTATTAACTGCTTTATTGGCTTTTTATAATGTGAAGCTAGCGAAGAGTAGAGTTCTCTGGAATCGTATATCAGCCTTGCCCGGCATTTTCTTGAAGTTATCCAAGCTAAAGGTAGCGAAAATAAATCAGATGCTATTACAACGTCTGCTTTAAACTTTATTGCTACTGGAAAAGCTTTGATATAAAAAGATAAAATTTTTAAGACAGCTCTTTTATGATTCTTTAGGTCAACATAAAATATATGCGGATTTTTAATTTTGGCTTCCCCAGGTTGATGAGCGCAAATGATCTTAACTATGTGGCCTGCTTCCGATAGTGATTTAAACATTTTGAAGCTCCTTGAATCATGAGAAGGATTACCAAGAAAAATAATCAAAATTTCTTTCTTTCTCATCTAAAAATTGAATTTAATTGTCAGGGTATGCGAAGTGGGAAAATTAAATTCATTTGGCGCGAAGGCATATTGAATAGCAAGGTTCTTTGTTTCAATTCCAGTTCCAAATCTAACTTTGTTTATATTATTTCCTGATGTGAAACCCAAGTTTATCGTAAAACCTGATAAAAATTTAAAACCGATAGCTGTTGAAAAGAGATTTGTTCGGTCATAGAACTTATGTTTTCCTTCAAAAAGCAAAAGAGGTTCAATGCTACTTTGTGCCACTGAATAAGATACCGATGCTCCGATTGATAGAGTTGAAGGTGGGTTTATAGATGAATTTCTATATTTGGAACTAAAACCTATATCTTTTAGCGATACGCCTGTGTAAAAGTTAAAATCCGAAATTTTAAAAGGATATAAAACTCCCAAGTCAAGTGCGAAAAAATGTATTTCATCAACAAAGATTTTCTCAAAAATATATTTAATTGTCAATCCTGTTTTTAAATTTGATCTCCATTTAGGGGAAATTGAAAAAGCAAGAGATAAATCTCGGGAGGTAAATTTACCTTGAATTTCGCCCGGCATCGTTCTTATTTCTATATCAGAAATGCTAAGGGATGTTAAACTTATTGCAAAATTTAGATTCTTTGTTGGGATTGAAGCTGAAAAATAAACAAAATCTCCATCAATTAACCAATTTCGGTATGTTAAAATAAATGAGTTTTTATCTTGATAAGCAAGCCCAGCGGGATTATAATAGATTGTTCCTATATCAGGGAATATGGCAACGCCTGCATCAGCAAGTGAAACAACTTTAGCGTCAACCCCAATTGTTAAAAATTTAAAGCTAGTTTTACCACCACTTAGCAAAATTTGAGAACAAAAGAGGGACAAGAATAATAATTCCTGTGCAAATCTTTTCATGAACTTTATTCATTTTAATTTTAATCCCAGTGTTAAAAATTGCATTCCAGAAGGTGAATATCGTTCAAATTTATATGTGTAATCAAACAACACAATAAAATTACTTATTTTTCTGCTCAACCCAAAACCAAATGCAAAGTCGGGATTTTTAAGATATTCAACTCCAACTCTTATACATATACTCTCTCTAAATTGCTCGGATGTGAAATAAAGAGGATATAATTCCGTCCCGAAATTTAAACTTCCTTCTGAACCGCTAATTTTGTATCCAGTTGAGACGATAAATAGATCTTTATAAAAATAACTTACGCCAGATCTTACAGTTAGAGGGAAGTTATCAGTAATCGTGCGCCCTTTTTCTTGGTATAGAATGGATGAATCCCATTTATATTTTGCGTTTATATCGTGCACGGAAACACCAGCGTTTATATGATCGTTGAGTTTATATAAAAGACCGAAATCAATTCCAAGGGTTTGTGCTACAATTTCTTGATACAATTGATTGTAATAAAATTTTAGTGATAACCCTAATGATAATTTTTCAATTATTCTATTCGCAAATGAAAAGCCAATGAGATATTCATTAGTATTGATGTTCTTAATATGATAACCGTCTTTATCTCTCAAATCAACATTTTTCACACCAGCTCTAACGATAAAGATGGAAAACCCAGCGGTTGGGTAAACTGACTGTGTATAATGTAAGAAATCAAGATTACGATCAAGCGATAAAATACCAATCGTAAGTGAGGCTGATTTTTGGTTTGAAAATGGTAAAATCGCAGGATTATAATAGCCAATTATTTCTCCTTTGGTTACTGAACTCATCGCATTGCCAAGCGCTATCCCTCTTGAACCAAAACCTAATCTTGAAAAAGTAGCAACAGAAGGGTTTTGTCCAAATAATAAGTTAAATGTAAAGCCAAAACCAATCAGGATAGTAAAAAGATTTCTATTGAATGAGAAGTATTTTACCATATAACTCCTTTTCATCTATTTTAACTCTGTAGAAATACACTCCGTTTGGCACGATCTTTCCGGAATCGTCCTTTCCATCCCATATTTCATCGTATTCTTTAACTCCATCTCTTGTAGCGTTTGAGATAATGGTTCGGATTTTTCTCATTGCGAAGTCATAAATTTCAATTGTTACTTTGCTTTGTGGTTTATCTACGCTGTAATGAATTCTAGTAACCTCAAGCCAGGGTGAAAATGGATTTGGGTAGGCGTATGTTTTATCATGCCCAGCAACTTTTTCGTATGTTCTAAAAATTTTCCAATTATCACCGAAAATTTCCGAATCAACAAATTTTACAAGTCCATCGGAGCTTCCAGCCCAGATCGTATCTTTTTGTACTCCAATTGAGTAAAAAACATTAGTATAAATCATTTGGCGAGATAAAAAATCAATTATTTTTCCAGCTTTTTCCCAGTTTTGACCGAAGTTTTTTGTTCTCCAAAGACCATTATCACTTACAGCGTATACTGTGGAATCTTTGAAGGCGATATTATGAACGAATTCACCTATCAATGTAGTTTTCCAAGTTTCGCCTCCATCTTCGGAAAAACTCAGGGCTTTGTACTCCTTTGGATCATTCGCATTTATTGTTGCGCCCCAAATTATGTTTTTTGCTGTCCCGCCTTGATTGATCTTTTGGTTTCCGAGTGCCACTACGAAGTTCCCAGATATAGGTGAAATTTGGTTTTGATGATTGAATTTTACCCAACTTCTTCCGCCATCCGTTGATTTGTTTATCCCATCTGCAGTACCAACCCAAATAATTGAATCGTCAACGGAAATGACTGAGAAAACGCGATGATTATAATTTTTAACGGGGTTTAGTTCAAAATTTAATATATCATTTGGCTTAATTCTGTTTAAATTATCTGGTGGGATCACGACTCTTTTCCAAGTTTTGCCCATATTGGTTGATTTTCGCAATCCGCCAGCGAATGAGGCTATAAAAATTGCATCCTTTGTTAATGCTATGTCGTAAATTATGTTATTTATCGTGGTTGTTATTGGAAGTGCTTTGATTGTGTTTGATCCGTAAATTTCAAGTGTATCTGTTTTCTCATCAAGCGGTTGATTCACTTTCACCCATGTTTGTCCACCATCAGTTGAATAAAGTAAACCAAGCCCTTCCGGAAAATAGTTGTTATCTATTTTAGTGGTTCTCGCAAGAGCAACCCATATAACACCATCTTTGCAAGCAATTGCCGAAATTCTACTTTCGCCGAATTCGGCTGTTTTGTAGTAGTTTTTCCAAGTTTTACCTCCATCAGTGGTTCTACTTAAACCTTTGCTTGTTCCAATCCAAACAGTATCACCACATATGCAAATGTTTGTAACTACATTTCCAGGTGGAAGGTCAGATAAATTTTGAGGTGAGTTTAATTCATATGTGATTTTAAATTGAGAATGCAGAAAACTAAAAGAGATGAAAATCAGCATAACAACTCTCGTTTTCATAAAACCGTTATAAAGTGTGTTATAAAATTACTTAACGCACCTGCTCTATCTATTGCGAAGAATTCAAATTTATATCTTCCCTTTTGGGTGTTAGGTGGCAATTGGACTATAATTGAATAAATCCCATCACCGGCTCTTTCATCACCACTTACTCCGCTTGCATTTCCATCGTCGTACATTCTAAACGGGTTTCCAGATGATGGAGAACCATCAGGTCTATAGGAATTAAATTGAACGGATTTTATATCGTTATTTCCATCTGGATCTGTTGCTTTAAGTGTGATTTTTATCAAAACAACTTGTGTTTGCAGTAAAACAGAATCAGGAGCGACAAGGTCGGAGATAACTGGTGGACGATTTCCGCGGTAAAGGTTCAAGCTAAAATGAATTTCGTTACTTGAAAAATTTGATTTATCAATTGAGAAAATTTTTACTTGGTAAATTCCTGCTTCTTTTCTTTTGATTTTGAACTCAGGCTCTCCGTAAAAAGTTGAATCATTTATTCGGGCAAGATCTGTTCGTGTTAAAGTAACGCCTCTGTATGGATTTATTATTTCACAAATAGTTTTGGAAATATCGTTTTGGCCGTCTTTATCAATAACAATGGCTCTTGTTTTAATCTTGATTTTAAGTGTGTCTTCGGGAGATATTTCGGAACCTACAATTATCGTATCAAGATTAATTGCTTCAGGTTCAATTTTTATTGACCTTATAATCGGTGGATTTGAGAAATTGATGTCAATTACATTTTGGTTTTCCTTCTCGCAAGATAAAATTATCAATGTCATTAAAAGGTATAAAGGTTTTCTCATTGTTCATCATCCTATTTTTATAGGCGCCGGTGATATTGATAAGATGAATATGATAATTGTAATCCAGCCAATTATCATCCGCTTTTTATCCAACATTCCGAATGTCCCAACAGGGGGATGTTCTATTTTAACAACGAAATAAAGGATGAAGGCCCATACGAGCCATCCAGGCCATCCTAAATTTTGTTCGAAAATGCCAACAATCCCAAAGAGAATCAATCCAAAGAAGAATCCGCGAGCTATAAACTTATGTTTTTCACCGAACATAGCGAACATTATATGCCCGCCATCAAGTTGACCTACTGGAATGAGATTCATTGCTGTGACAAGCAAGCCAAACCAACCTGCACATAGATATGGATAATGATAAATTTCGTTCATCGGAGGTATAAAAGCGTCGGGATTTATAATTGAAAAGAGTTCTTTAAAAAGAAAGAAAAGAAGCGTATTGCCAAATGTTAAATCGCCCTCGGGCAAACTGGGAAGAAAACGGTATTCGGGATGGATTTGATATAAATACTCTATGTCAGGAAGAGTTTCAAAACCATAGATTAATACAATTAATGTAGCTATGAAACCAGCGATTGGTCCAGCAACACCTATGTCAAATAAAGCTTTTCTATTTGGAACAAACGATTTTATTCTTATCACGGCTCCAAGCGTTCCAAAATTTAAAACAAATGGAAACGGCGGAAATGGGATAAAATAGGGGAGTGTTGTCATTACACCATGTTTTTTCGCAGCAAAATAATGCCCAAGCTCATGCGAGGCAATTATGAATAAAATTGAAATTGAATATGGTATGCCGAAATGAAGATTTGTTAACTCAAATGGATCTTTCAAAAGCCATTGAACCCCAGCTATAGTTGTGGTGAGAAATGTTAGAAGAAAAAGAAAAATATGAAGAATGTAATTTGGTTTATATTCCTTGTATCCGAACGGTTGATAGTATTCCGGAGCGCTCATCTAACTTAGTTTTTTTATTCAATTTGGATAAAAAAACCGAAAAAATCAAATTTGAAAACCTTGAGTTGCGATTGTGCAATTATTAGACACAGCGTAATAGGCAAGATTTGAACATTTAGCGTTTTGAATTTGAAATCTTGGTTCAAATTTTTAATTTTTTTTGTGGTATAAATTTTGATAAACATTTTAGCAGAGATCTAAATAACCAAAGTTTGGGCGATGAAGTTTTTGTTGTTTTGCTCTTTATGTTAACTGTGTTTGGTATTTATTGAATTCTTTTATAAGAAAAAAATAACAAGTTGCGGAGCCATGCGAGATGTTATGATTAATAAGCACGAGCCGAGCTATATTGAATTAAACAAAAAGGGCATATTAAAAGAAAGGGTTGAGATTTTAAAGCAGATTTTGAATGATTGCACGCTTTGCCCAAGGAATTGTCATGTTAACAGAAATGCCGGTAGGAAAGGGAAGTGTAGAGTTGGAAGTGAAATAATAATTTCTGGAGTTCACCCTCATTTTGGAGAAGAACCGTGTCTTGTTGGGACACATGGATCTGGGACTATTTT from Candidatus Kryptonium sp. includes these protein-coding regions:
- a CDS encoding glycosyltransferase, whose product is MRKKEILIIFLGNPSHDSRSFKMFKSLSEAGHIVKIICAHQPGEAKIKNPHIFYVDLKNHKRAVLKILSFYIKAFPVAIKFKADVVIASDLFSLPLAWITSRKCRARLIYDSRELYSSLASHYKKPIKQLIVSFIERFFALRSSVFLTVNQSIAKILSSKFNIENVIVIRNFPSRESKTRFLEIPHNLVKDSSILLTYFGLFHPGRALTIYFDLLEKLRSESYAARLLLIGRGELKEEIEKLIKQRGIAEHVSILGPYSPEQYIVMPNLKRIIGLCIIEPLGASYIYSLPNKIFEYIQHQIPFVASDFPEIKSIVEKYQVGLLVNPRDFDDIFLKVKKLIENESLYEKMKENCKIALDELTWENEIKKLLEVVMKL
- the hisS gene encoding histidine--tRNA ligase; amino-acid sequence: MDKKKIKNVRGTKDILPDESYKWWHIEQKVRKIFEVYNYREIRTPIFEETELFERGIGEFTDIVSKEMYTFIDKGGTSLTLKPEMTASVMRAYLQYEINKQTPLFKVYYISPMFRQERPQAGRLRQFHQIGAEAIGSANPEVDAEIIYLVIHIIESFGVKNYNLKINSVGCQVCRPTYKEVLKSYFEKFQNELSEDSKKRLQRNPLRILDSKDERDKNIAKNAPLIYEYLCDNCRKHFENLQDYLNFLGVKYENEPHLVRGLDYYTKTAFEITSLDLGSQDAIAGGGRYDLLSKDLGGPEIPGVGFALGVERLMLILEKNNYSFNEVSKPFVYVTCIGFEAQKVALKIAFTLRQNMIPCEVELLNRSLKAQMKEADRQEAQYVVIIGDAEIENGKALVRNMADGKQVEVELNKITEFILSKYAEETSKDRTGVQI
- a CDS encoding PorV/PorQ family protein; its protein translation is MSLFCSQILLSGGKTSFKFLTIGVDAKVVSLADAGVAIFPDIGTIYYNPAGLAYQDKNSFILTYRNWLIDGDFVYFSASIPTKNLNFAISLTSLSISDIEIRTMPGEIQGKFTSRDLSLAFSISPKWRSNLKTGLTIKYIFEKIFVDEIHFFALDLGVLYPFKISDFNFYTGVSLKDIGFSSKYRNSSINPPSTLSIGASVSYSVAQSSIEPLLLFEGKHKFYDRTNLFSTAIGFKFLSGFTINLGFTSGNNINKVRFGTGIETKNLAIQYAFAPNEFNFPTSHTLTIKFNF
- a CDS encoding PTS sugar transporter subunit IIA, which codes for MKISEILNEEFVVVGLDVSSKEDAINALVDLIAKSEKVKNVNKVREAVFEREKIMTTGVGKGFAVPHGKTDAVTDIVAAFAITKKPIDYDSLDGEPVRLIFLLVGRDNMVGPHIKLLSRISKLMNDNDFREKLLNAKDAKEVVSLFKTEEEKYLG
- a CDS encoding site-2 protease family protein — protein: MSAPEYYQPFGYKEYKPNYILHIFLFLLTFLTTTIAGVQWLLKDPFELTNLHFGIPYSISILFIIASHELGHYFAAKKHGVMTTLPYFIPFPPFPFVLNFGTLGAVIRIKSFVPNRKALFDIGVAGPIAGFIATLIVLIYGFETLPDIEYLYQIHPEYRFLPSLPEGDLTFGNTLLFFLFKELFSIINPDAFIPPMNEIYHYPYLCAGWFGLLVTAMNLIPVGQLDGGHIMFAMFGEKHKFIARGFFFGLILFGIVGIFEQNLGWPGWLVWAFILYFVVKIEHPPVGTFGMLDKKRMIIGWITIIIFILSISPAPIKIG
- the lgt gene encoding prolipoprotein diacylglyceryl transferase encodes the protein MRPILFEIGPIPVYSYGFMLAVAFLIADYLLSKEFKRLKLSVNYANELVVLALISGIVGAKFWYLIENLDDFLKAPLDMIFSAGGLTWYGGFIFAFVVLFIYVKHKKLPVLKVLDAASPALALGYGVGRIGCHLSGDGDYGIPTDLPWGTVYANGTLKPSYALREYFERYPELAEKYDYWEKSIKIVGEDRFGVITEFDLSIKLHPTPIYEFLMMAVIFIFLWMYRQKVKNTGELFGLYLIFSSIERFIIELIRLNPPLLLGLSEAQIISIILFIAGVILIKKIRTQKPKSKSGENVETKSVSK
- a CDS encoding sugar phosphate nucleotidyltransferase is translated as MKAVIMAGGFGTRLRPLTMNIPKPMVPVVNIPIMHRIVTLLKKYGITDIIALVYYYPEVIMNYFKDGKDFGVNISYVRSEADYGTAGSVRNAADLIGDDEFVVISGDVLTDVDISKVINYHFDKKAKATIVLTRVKNPLQYGIVIVKDTGEISRFLEKPSWGEVFSDTINTGIYILNPSVLEFVPYKQEFDFSKNLFPILLDKKIPFYGFLTESYWRDIGTLGDYLEAHLDCLAGMVDIEIDGNKIESGNAILYLGENSMIENFDKFEGVVVVGNKTKIGKNVRIVNSVIGSECEIGDDCEIVNCVIWDKTKIKDQAKLTLDVIGYECVIGEKVEINENVFISNNCVIGKEAKLLPNIKLWPWKIVEDGSILSKSLVWEDKWLKELFSESRVSGISNLEITPEFGAKLGAAFGAFLGQGKCVLVSRDPDNVSRMINRALICGLISAGLDVDDLRVASIPMVRNELRSGRYAGGLHVRKSPVDKHQTDIIFFDSSGLDLPVSKVKAIERLFFGEDFPRVSYDKVGTINFPVRVVEGYVEKFLNFINIDAIKKRNFKIVIDYSNGVAVTIFPNILGQLGCQVVSLNAYLNPSKLTRDEEEFKKAINDLSQIVTSIQYDVGFMLNPGAERIWVVDERGKLIDNDRLLSVVVKLYLEANKGKVKKIAVPITASLEVDMIASEYGVEVVRTKNSHYGMMETVIRDPEVKFVGGTKGGFIFSEFLFASDGMFSISKILELMATTGLKIGDVEKSLPRLILKHKILPCPRDQKGTVMRFATLESDKYKRQLIDGVKIFINDLTWVLILPDRQKSEIHLFVESDDGRQVDDLLAIYSDKIEKWMKS